The following are from one region of the Nostoc cf. commune SO-36 genome:
- a CDS encoding class I SAM-dependent methyltransferase produces the protein MTSSIPKDIKIHTPLVGDVNNKSRITYQASRTAIAGFNGIVMAEAEAYINGLKIPDPLLKILLNLSIQISYKYFPSLLVPYEWLLQESDRLAEGSHELMKVQYNLPEEMFSLMLKETELLYPKYSMALWEKGASNLEQAQMDMLDDLIAKAGIEDGDEILDLGCGWGSASNYILSRFPRVKVTAVNLSHQQCEYIRKKMLDPRSYLSSDRFTLYEEDFNDINLETKFDKIMTIGVFEHVGNLTKSFSKLASILKDDGKVLIHIITTKLPYNISHPFINKYIFPNMRVWNYDVISKINTDLKTINQWYLNGANYSNTLRNWLINFDQNQAKIKDLNYGMNYGKFCRMWRLYLLLCIMYFDGCNGEILGNGQYLLGKS, from the coding sequence ATGACTTCCAGCATTCCAAAAGATATCAAAATACATACTCCTTTAGTAGGAGATGTGAATAATAAAAGTCGAATTACTTACCAAGCGAGTCGCACAGCGATCGCTGGATTCAATGGAATCGTAATGGCAGAGGCAGAGGCTTATATCAATGGGCTAAAAATCCCCGATCCTCTGCTTAAAATCCTTTTAAATCTATCTATCCAAATCAGTTACAAGTATTTTCCTTCTCTTTTAGTTCCCTATGAATGGCTGTTACAAGAAAGCGATCGCCTTGCAGAAGGATCACACGAATTAATGAAGGTTCAATACAACCTACCAGAAGAAATGTTCAGTCTGATGTTGAAAGAGACAGAACTTTTATATCCCAAATACAGTATGGCTTTATGGGAGAAAGGAGCATCTAACCTTGAGCAAGCTCAAATGGATATGCTCGACGATTTAATTGCAAAAGCAGGCATTGAAGATGGAGACGAAATTTTAGATTTGGGATGCGGTTGGGGTTCTGCATCAAATTACATTCTTTCCCGGTTTCCGCGTGTGAAAGTAACGGCTGTTAATTTGAGCCATCAACAATGCGAATATATACGGAAGAAAATGCTAGATCCTAGGAGTTACCTTAGTTCAGATAGATTCACTCTATATGAAGAAGACTTTAATGATATTAATTTGGAGACTAAGTTTGATAAAATTATGACGATTGGGGTGTTTGAACATGTAGGTAATTTAACAAAATCATTCTCAAAGCTGGCTTCTATCCTCAAAGATGATGGTAAGGTTTTAATTCACATTATCACAACCAAACTACCTTACAATATAAGCCATCCTTTTATCAATAAATATATTTTCCCCAATATGCGGGTGTGGAATTATGATGTTATATCAAAGATTAATACAGACCTAAAAACCATTAATCAATGGTATTTAAATGGTGCTAATTACTCAAATACCCTCAGAAATTGGTTGATAAATTTTGATCAAAATCAAGCAAAAATCAAAGATTTAAATTATGGCATGAACTATGGCAAGTTCTGCCGGATGTGGAGACTTTATTTGCTCTTGTGCATAATGTATTTTGACGGTTGTAATGGTGAGATTCTTGGTAACGGTCAATATTTGTTAGGGAAGTCCTAA
- a CDS encoding DUF561 domain-containing protein, translating to MTMHSTLQRAFNHRRVLKVISGLNNFDIASVAATVKAAEFGGATFVDIAADPALVQLAKSLTNLPVCVSAVEPEKFVQAVAAGADLIEIGNFDSFYAQGRRFEALEVLALTKQTRVLFPEITLSVTVPHILELDQQVQLAEELVKAGADIIQTEGGTSSQPVHPGTLGLIEKAAPTLAAAFEISRVVSVPVLCASGISNVTAPLAIAAGAAGVGVGSAINQLNSEVAMIAAVRGLVEALATANNRAIA from the coding sequence ATGACGATGCATTCCACACTCCAACGTGCATTTAATCACCGCCGCGTTCTGAAAGTGATCAGCGGTTTGAATAACTTCGACATCGCTAGCGTCGCTGCTACTGTCAAAGCTGCTGAATTTGGCGGTGCTACTTTTGTCGATATCGCTGCCGATCCTGCCTTAGTCCAGCTAGCTAAAAGTTTGACTAACTTACCAGTTTGTGTATCAGCAGTAGAACCAGAGAAATTTGTGCAAGCTGTGGCAGCTGGTGCTGATTTGATTGAAATCGGCAATTTCGATTCTTTCTATGCTCAAGGACGCCGCTTTGAGGCTTTGGAAGTGCTAGCACTGACTAAGCAAACCCGCGTTCTTTTCCCCGAAATTACTCTGTCTGTCACCGTTCCCCACATCCTGGAACTAGATCAACAAGTACAGTTAGCAGAAGAACTGGTGAAAGCTGGAGCAGACATTATTCAAACTGAAGGCGGTACTAGCAGTCAGCCAGTCCACCCCGGAACTTTAGGATTAATTGAAAAAGCTGCTCCCACCTTGGCAGCAGCTTTTGAAATTTCTCGTGTAGTCTCAGTACCTGTATTGTGTGCTTCAGGCATTTCTAACGTTACTGCACCATTAGCGATCGCAGCTGGTGCAGCTGGTGTTGGTGTTGGTTCTGCCATCAACCAACTCAATAGCGAAGTGGCAATGATTGCTGCTGTGCGTGGCTTAGTAGAAGCCTTAGCAACTGCAAACAACCGCGCGATCGCTTAG
- the pedR gene encoding photosynthetic electron transport-dependent transcriptional regulator PedR: MAGGKSETPVSLSDRELQIIDLVAAGLTNQEIAGKLEISKRTVDNHISNILTKTETENRVALVRWALQWGKVCLNDVNCCTLPNQIE; encoded by the coding sequence ATGGCTGGTGGCAAGTCTGAGACCCCCGTTAGTCTGTCAGACAGAGAACTGCAAATTATCGACTTAGTAGCCGCTGGCTTAACTAACCAAGAGATTGCAGGAAAACTGGAGATTAGCAAGCGTACAGTTGATAACCATATCAGTAATATTCTTACCAAAACTGAGACAGAAAATCGGGTAGCCCTTGTCCGCTGGGCTTTACAGTGGGGCAAAGTCTGTTTGAATGATGTCAATTGCTGTACTCTGCCTAACCAGATCGAATAA
- a CDS encoding DegT/DnrJ/EryC1/StrS family aminotransferase has protein sequence MIQSVNPIPAFDIKQQYTTIEAEISAAVLEVLASGRYIGGPLVQGFEQQFAAYNTVTECVACNSGTDALYLALRVLDIGAGDEVITTPFTFIATSEVISAVGAKPVFVDIDATTFNLDVEQVAAAITSKTKAIIPVHLFGQPVDMTSLMAIAQSHNLSIIEDCAQSTGAIWADQKVGSIGHIGCFSFYPTKNLGGCGDGGAITTNDPAIATKLRILREHGSKIRYLHEEIGVNSRLDALQAAILQIKLRYLDIWNDRRRDIANYYYQYLSQVPGIVPPQELPAGIGVWNQYTVRISGEGRNGSSAKYRDWVRSQLQEQGVSSMIYYPHPLHLQPVYQSLGYQIGDLPIAEQACHEVISLPMFPELTQQQQDRVIYALKDCLG, from the coding sequence ATGATCCAAAGTGTAAATCCTATCCCTGCCTTTGATATCAAGCAGCAATACACCACCATCGAAGCAGAAATAAGTGCAGCCGTCTTAGAGGTTTTGGCTTCTGGCCGCTATATTGGCGGCCCCTTAGTCCAAGGCTTTGAACAACAGTTTGCCGCTTATAATACTGTTACTGAATGTGTGGCTTGTAATTCTGGTACTGATGCGCTCTACTTAGCGTTACGAGTCTTGGACATTGGTGCAGGCGATGAAGTGATTACAACGCCTTTCACCTTTATTGCGACATCTGAAGTGATTAGCGCCGTGGGTGCAAAGCCTGTTTTTGTTGATATTGACGCGACTACGTTTAATTTGGATGTGGAGCAAGTTGCGGCGGCGATTACATCCAAAACTAAAGCGATTATCCCGGTTCACCTATTTGGACAACCCGTGGATATGACATCATTGATGGCGATCGCTCAGTCTCACAATTTGTCAATCATTGAAGATTGCGCTCAGTCTACAGGGGCAATTTGGGCTGATCAAAAAGTAGGAAGTATTGGACATATTGGTTGCTTTAGTTTCTACCCTACCAAAAATCTTGGTGGTTGCGGCGATGGCGGAGCAATAACGACTAATGACCCTGCGATCGCCACTAAACTGCGAATACTACGGGAACATGGTAGTAAAATTCGATATTTACACGAAGAAATAGGTGTAAATAGCCGTTTGGATGCTCTCCAAGCAGCTATTTTGCAGATTAAGCTACGTTATTTAGATATTTGGAATGATCGCCGACGAGATATCGCCAACTATTACTACCAGTACCTGTCTCAAGTTCCGGGGATCGTCCCACCCCAAGAATTACCTGCGGGTATTGGGGTATGGAATCAATACACTGTTCGCATCTCAGGCGAAGGGCGAAATGGTTCTAGCGCCAAATATCGAGATTGGGTGCGTAGTCAATTGCAAGAGCAGGGTGTAAGTTCAATGATTTACTATCCCCACCCTTTACATTTGCAGCCAGTGTATCAAAGTCTGGGCTATCAAATTGGGGATTTACCTATAGCAGAGCAAGCTTGCCATGAGGTCATATCCTTGCCGATGTTCCCAGAACTGACACAACAGCAGCAAGACCGGGTGATTTATGCGTTGAAGGATTGTTTGGGGTGA
- a CDS encoding ABC transporter permease produces MQDLIKLDFVDLAVAVGLMAIAIGVSAWEKLGLELNLAFATGRTILQLLVLGYILDFILALDNAWAVLALLAIMLTITAIVARNRISQKIPHLLPLVWGAILISTVLTVLYTNFLIIQPERWYEPQYIIPLAGIVLGNATNAAAIAGDRLVSTINSSHLEIETHLSLGATPEQAVSQYRKDSIRAALIPTLNQMILIGMVAIPGITTGQLLAGVKPLDAVSYEILIMFMVAFANLLTTVLVTKGLCRQFFNSAAQLVR; encoded by the coding sequence ATGCAGGATCTGATCAAGCTGGATTTCGTAGATTTAGCTGTTGCTGTCGGATTGATGGCGATCGCCATTGGTGTATCTGCCTGGGAAAAATTAGGGCTAGAGCTAAATTTAGCCTTTGCTACTGGGAGAACCATCTTACAACTTCTTGTATTGGGATACATTTTAGATTTCATCTTGGCTTTAGACAATGCTTGGGCAGTTTTGGCGCTATTAGCAATAATGCTGACAATTACGGCGATTGTCGCACGAAATCGCATCAGCCAAAAAATTCCTCATCTGTTGCCTTTGGTGTGGGGTGCAATTTTAATTAGTACCGTCCTGACAGTGCTTTACACCAACTTCTTGATCATCCAACCAGAAAGATGGTATGAGCCACAGTATATAATTCCCTTGGCAGGGATAGTTTTAGGTAATGCTACTAATGCAGCTGCGATCGCAGGCGATCGCCTTGTCAGCACCATTAATTCCAGCCATCTCGAAATCGAAACCCACTTGAGTTTAGGTGCTACTCCAGAGCAAGCAGTTAGCCAGTACCGCAAAGATAGTATCAGAGCGGCATTGATTCCCACTCTCAATCAAATGATACTTATAGGGATGGTCGCAATACCAGGAATTACCACCGGACAGTTACTAGCTGGTGTGAAACCTCTAGATGCTGTCTCTTACGAAATTTTGATTATGTTCATGGTGGCTTTTGCTAACTTATTGACAACAGTTTTAGTCACAAAAGGATTGTGTCGTCAATTTTTCAATTCTGCCGCGCAGTTGGTGAGGTGA
- a CDS encoding glycosyltransferase: MRKLYFLLPGTDGKFACGGLWAELKALNLVQQFCSADVVTYRQREKDKLFLDDLLKEKNLNDVIFVISWGFDVAQLVAKLKQYNVVYHAHSAGYPFRLPASIPIITVSRYTMGYWGEKSPNSLIYYLPNQISDEFQNLEQERDIDVLVQARKSSEYLMRELIPALQKRCKVLVVDSYIEDLPGLFNRAKVYLYDSAEYWAQQRVSEGFGLQPMEALACGCQVFSSVNGGLADYLDPGFNCYKIAGYSQEYDVQRVLKVIDSSVAFSLSEGFLAEYRTENIIKRFQVILDELNEFFDHKIQQPSNIKSLTKIRMAKLLAQRIYGKLRKKYFK, translated from the coding sequence ATGAGAAAACTTTACTTCTTACTCCCCGGTACAGATGGCAAATTTGCTTGTGGTGGTCTTTGGGCTGAGTTAAAAGCCCTTAATCTGGTTCAGCAGTTTTGTAGTGCTGATGTTGTAACTTACCGTCAACGGGAAAAAGATAAACTTTTTCTTGATGATTTGCTAAAAGAGAAAAATTTAAATGATGTAATTTTTGTCATCAGTTGGGGATTTGATGTAGCTCAACTCGTGGCTAAACTTAAGCAATACAATGTGGTTTACCATGCACACAGTGCAGGTTATCCATTTAGACTACCTGCGAGTATTCCGATTATCACTGTTAGCCGTTACACAATGGGATACTGGGGAGAAAAATCACCCAATTCTTTGATTTATTATTTGCCCAATCAAATTTCTGATGAATTTCAAAATTTAGAGCAGGAACGGGATATTGATGTTTTAGTTCAGGCTCGCAAGTCTTCTGAATATTTAATGAGAGAATTGATTCCAGCGTTGCAAAAACGTTGTAAAGTATTGGTTGTCGATTCATACATAGAGGATTTACCTGGACTATTCAACCGAGCTAAGGTTTACCTATATGATTCGGCTGAGTACTGGGCGCAACAGCGTGTTAGCGAAGGATTTGGTTTACAACCAATGGAAGCTCTTGCCTGCGGTTGTCAAGTATTTTCTAGTGTCAATGGTGGACTAGCTGATTACTTAGATCCTGGATTTAATTGCTATAAGATTGCTGGATATTCTCAAGAATATGATGTCCAACGTGTTCTCAAAGTGATTGATTCTTCAGTAGCTTTTAGTTTGTCTGAAGGGTTTTTGGCTGAATATCGGACTGAAAATATTATTAAGCGTTTCCAAGTTATTCTGGATGAGTTAAATGAGTTTTTTGATCACAAGATTCAGCAGCCATCTAATATTAAGAGTTTGACGAAAATACGGATGGCGAAATTACTTGCTCAGAGGATATATGGGAAGCTGAGGAAGAAATATTTTAAGTAA
- the rfbB gene encoding dTDP-glucose 4,6-dehydratase → MSRRLLVTGGAGFIGANFVHHWCQVYPDDQVVVLDALTYAGNRLNLALVEGRENFRFVEGDICDRTIIDELFSTENIDTIAHFAAESHVDRSILGPAAFVQTNVVGTFTLLEAFRQHWEAKDKPSDYRFLHVSTDEVYGSLGADDAAFCETTPYAPNSPYSASKAGSDHLVRAYYHTYELPTIITNCSNNYGPYQFPEKLIPLMCINTLIGKPLPVYGDGKNVRDWLYVGDHCRALDVVINHGQPGETYNIGGNNEVENINLVQLLCQMMDELAPDLPVRPAEQLITFVKDRQGHDRRYAINANKIKTQLGWTPSVTIAEGLRLTVEWYLNHRDWWEPLLSAQYQAYYRKNYL, encoded by the coding sequence ATGAGTCGGCGGTTATTAGTTACTGGGGGTGCAGGGTTTATTGGGGCGAATTTTGTGCATCACTGGTGTCAGGTTTATCCAGATGATCAGGTGGTGGTGTTGGATGCGCTTACCTACGCGGGAAATCGTCTCAATTTGGCGCTGGTTGAGGGAAGAGAGAATTTTCGGTTTGTAGAAGGGGATATTTGCGATCGCACCATCATAGATGAGTTATTTTCAACCGAAAATATTGATACCATCGCCCATTTTGCTGCTGAATCTCATGTTGATCGTTCAATTCTTGGGCCGGCTGCTTTTGTACAAACTAATGTAGTGGGAACTTTCACCCTGCTAGAAGCTTTTCGACAACATTGGGAAGCAAAAGACAAGCCATCTGATTATCGTTTCCTACACGTTTCTACAGATGAAGTTTACGGTAGCTTGGGCGCAGATGATGCAGCTTTTTGTGAAACTACACCTTACGCTCCCAATAGTCCCTATTCAGCCTCAAAAGCCGGTAGCGATCATTTAGTCCGTGCTTATTATCATACTTATGAACTTCCAACCATTATCACAAATTGCTCTAATAATTACGGCCCTTATCAGTTCCCCGAAAAGCTAATTCCCTTGATGTGCATCAACACTTTGATAGGTAAGCCATTACCTGTTTATGGTGATGGTAAAAATGTACGGGATTGGCTTTATGTAGGCGATCATTGCCGTGCTTTAGATGTGGTAATCAATCACGGTCAACCAGGGGAAACGTATAACATTGGTGGCAATAACGAGGTGGAAAATATTAACCTCGTCCAACTTTTGTGTCAAATGATGGATGAATTAGCACCTGATTTACCAGTGCGTCCAGCAGAGCAGTTGATTACTTTTGTTAAGGATAGACAGGGACATGACCGGAGATATGCAATTAATGCGAACAAAATTAAAACTCAACTTGGTTGGACACCTTCAGTAACAATTGCTGAGGGTTTGCGTTTAACAGTTGAATGGTATCTCAATCATCGTGATTGGTGGGAACCTTTACTGTCTGCCCAATATCAAGCTTACTATCGCAAAAATTATCTGTAG
- a CDS encoding carbohydrate kinase family protein: MSNPRVLCLGEILFDCLADQLGLKLEEVKSWTPYPGGAPANVACALVKLGTSAGFIGAVGEDEPGNELVKLLQDVGVETTGVQRHPTAPTRQVYVTRDMAGDRTFAGFGQYDTAEFADTHLQAKQLPSSLFQEADFLVLGTLELAYPESEKAIHRALELAENYDLKIVLDVNWRPVFWDEPNIAHQKIPELFKRVDFLKLSKEEAEWLFETADPGAITYRLASIEGVLVTDGENGCTYCLGENEGKLPSFSIPVVDTTGAGDSFLAGFIHQLSQHGIHSLRDAETAKRIVTYASAVGALTTIKAGAIASQPTAAEVEAFLATHQL; the protein is encoded by the coding sequence ATGAGCAATCCTCGTGTTTTATGCCTTGGTGAAATTTTGTTTGATTGTTTAGCCGATCAATTAGGGCTAAAGCTGGAAGAAGTGAAATCTTGGACTCCCTATCCAGGAGGGGCACCAGCTAACGTAGCCTGTGCTTTAGTCAAGCTAGGTACCTCAGCAGGATTTATCGGAGCCGTTGGCGAAGATGAACCAGGGAATGAATTGGTCAAGCTATTACAAGATGTAGGTGTAGAGACGACGGGAGTACAACGCCATCCCACAGCACCAACGCGGCAAGTTTATGTTACACGAGATATGGCTGGCGATCGCACCTTCGCCGGATTTGGTCAGTATGATACCGCAGAATTTGCCGATACTCACCTGCAAGCAAAACAATTGCCAAGTTCGCTCTTTCAAGAGGCAGATTTTCTGGTTTTGGGTACTTTGGAATTAGCTTATCCTGAAAGTGAAAAAGCAATTCACCGCGCTCTAGAGTTAGCAGAAAATTACGACTTGAAGATTGTGCTGGATGTCAACTGGCGTCCTGTATTTTGGGATGAGCCAAATATCGCCCATCAAAAAATTCCAGAATTATTTAAGCGAGTTGATTTCCTTAAACTTTCCAAAGAAGAAGCTGAATGGCTATTTGAAACCGCAGACCCCGGAGCCATCACTTATCGTCTAGCTTCAATTGAAGGAGTATTAGTGACAGATGGAGAAAACGGTTGTACCTATTGTCTGGGTGAAAACGAAGGCAAATTACCCTCGTTTTCCATCCCTGTTGTTGATACAACTGGTGCAGGAGATAGCTTTTTGGCAGGATTCATCCATCAATTGAGTCAGCACGGCATTCACAGCTTGCGGGATGCAGAAACAGCAAAACGTATTGTCACTTATGCCAGTGCTGTTGGAGCGTTGACTACCATTAAAGCAGGTGCGATCGCTTCTCAACCGACTGCTGCTGAAGTCGAAGCTTTTCTCGCCACACATCAACTCTAG